In Littorina saxatilis isolate snail1 linkage group LG8, US_GU_Lsax_2.0, whole genome shotgun sequence, a single genomic region encodes these proteins:
- the LOC138973703 gene encoding uncharacterized protein: protein MQGETYRGKSLSSLRYSLNRYLKAPPHMKRFDIIHDPPFHDSNESYKVAMQEAKAEGTGNIRHTPVVSENHRRELYTSLHLNPNTPVGLANKVQFDVRLYFCRRANENMESMTKSTFCVRVDENTNRKYVMKMEDELTKNHRGMDDTFAAGVMVETGDPIYCPVRSFERYISLLNPNTDRLWQYPKSSFALDDTCWFQNKPIGVGTLRHFMQKLSAACCLGVQYTNHSIRATGITILAENNFSTVDIMAVSGQRSVNSLAHYQQTSRAKKMVMAGAIAADLIPPTQLSTLQGPSRRTATVTSQSIQGLSSNTPPKSTPPKRKIAGAPIQTGDLTMCDADMQSFFAEENAPEDLSLPVNQTAGAVVNSATLTEQTQSMFQNCNFQGATLSFVFHKN, encoded by the coding sequence ATGCAAGGTGAAACGTACAGAGGGAAGTCTCTTTCAAGTCTCCGCTACTCCCTAAACAGATACCTGAAAGCACCACCCCACATGAAGCGTTTTGACATCATTCATGATCCCCCTTTCCACGATTCTAATGAGAGCTACAAAGTAGCGATGCAAGAAGCTAAAGCAGAGGGCACAGGCAACATCCGGCACACCCCAGTTGTGTCAGAAAACCACAGGCGCGAGCTGTACACATCCCTGCACCTGAACCCCAACACACCTGTGGGTCTGGCCAATAAAGTTCAGTTCGACGTCAGACTTTATTTTTGCAGGCGGGCTAACGAGAACATGGAATCCATGACAAAATCAACGTTCTGCGTCAGAGTGGACGagaacacaaacagaaaatatgTAATGAAAATGGAAGACGAACTTACCAAAAACCACCGTGGTATGGATGACACTTTTGCTGCAGGTGTGATGGTCGAGACAGGCGATCCAATCTACTGTCCAGTTCGAAGCTTCGAAAGGTACATTTCCTTGCTGAACCCAAACACAGACCGACTGTGGCAATATCCCAAGTCGTCTTTTGCACTCGATGACACATGCTGGTTCCAAAATAAACCAATTGGCGTCGGTACACTCAGGCACTTTATGCAGAAACTTTCAGCTGCCTGCTGCTTGGGTGTGCAGTACACAAACCACTCGATTCGGGCTACGGGCATCACCATTCTGGCAGAAAATAACTTTTCAACAGTGGACATCATGGCAGTCTCCGGACAGAGGAGCGTGAACAGCTTGGCACACTACCAGCAAACTTCCAGAGCGAAAAAGATGGTTATGGCTGGTGCAATCGCCGCAGACCTAATTCCTCCTACACAGTTGTCGACACTCCAAGGACCGTCCCGAAGAACAGCGACTGTAACCAGCCAAAGTATCCAGGGCCTGTCTTCAAACACACCTCCGAAGAGCACACCTCCGAAGAGAAAGATAGCTGGAGCTCCGATCCAAACCGGCGACTTGACCATGTGCGATGCAGATATGCAGTCATTCTTCGCCGAAGAAAATGCCCCAGAAGATTTGTCACTGCCTGTGAACCAAACTGCCGGAGCCGTCGTCAATTCCGCAACACTTACTGAACAGACTCAGTCCATGTTCCAAAACTGCAACTTCCAGGGAGCCACTTTGAGTTTTGTCTTTCACAAGAACTAA